In one Lolium rigidum isolate FL_2022 chromosome 3, APGP_CSIRO_Lrig_0.1, whole genome shotgun sequence genomic region, the following are encoded:
- the LOC124696529 gene encoding LOB domain-containing protein 36-like yields the protein MSSSSSPCAACKLLRRKCTQGCVFAPYFPPDQPSKFANVHKVFGASNVSKLLNELNASQREDAVNSLAYEAEARLQDPVYGCVAYISILQHRIRQTREEIANARKELAGYIGNAAYAPVVPVPNAAGMHPGALAQYAAMGLHPQHPQQQMLVQQQVPHHHQQYNQLHQQQIVDAQHMAAAVEAATRGQHQHQQDMMMMRQGYAPPQGVPTVAIVPPGPGSANPAAYGGAPAQFLIQQQQQPTPSALTTFRTDQQSPPPQSSGHSHVDMSHAPQHRQHTDGSDEGSGGAPPSA from the coding sequence ATGTCGTCGTCGAGCTCCCCGTGCGCGGCCTGCAAGCTGCTCCGCCGCAAGTGCACGCAGGGGTGCGTCTTCGCGCCCTACTTCCCGCCGGACCAGCCCTCCAAGTTCGCCAACGTGCACAAGGTCTTCGGCGCCAGCAACGTCTCCAAGCTCCTCAACGAGCTCAACGCCTCGCAGCGGGAGGACGCCGTCAACTCGCTCGCCTACGAGGCCGAGGCGCGCCTGCAGGACCCCGTCTACGGATGCGTCGCATACATCTCCATCCTGCAGCACAGGATCAGGCAGACGCGGGAGGAGATCGCCAACGCGCGCAAGGAGCTCGCGGGGTACATCGGCAACGCCGCATACGCGCCCGTCGTACCCGTCCCCAACGCCGCCGGCATGCACCCGGGCGCCCTCGCGCAGTACGCCGCCATGGGCCTCCACCCGCAGCACCCCCAGCAGCAGATGCTCGTGCAGCAGCAGGTGCCGCACCACCACCAGCAGTACAACCAGCTCCACCAGCAGCAGATCGTCGACGCGCAGCACATGGCGGCCGCGGTCGAGGCGGCCACGCGGGGACAGCACCAGCACCAGCAGGACATGATGATGATGCGCCAGGGCTACGCGCCGCCGCAGGGCGTGCCCACGGTCGCGATCGTGCCTCCGGGCCCAGGCTCGGCGAACCCCGCCGCGtatggcggcgcgccggcgcagttcctcatccagcagcagcagcagccgacgCCTTCCGCCCTCACGACCTTCCGCACGGACCAGCAGTCCCCGCCGCCCCAGTCCTCGGGACACTCCCACGTCGACATGTCCCACGCGCCACAGCACCGGCAGCACACGGACGGCAGCGACGAGGGGAGCGGGGGCGCCCCGCCCTCGGCCTGA